One Malania oleifera isolate guangnan ecotype guangnan chromosome 10, ASM2987363v1, whole genome shotgun sequence genomic region harbors:
- the LOC131166821 gene encoding plant intracellular Ras-group-related LRR protein 6-like, whose amino-acid sequence MYEQQEQQPQQQEGAMRTMDHPHHHHHHHHHHQQQYQHHNHRHHHHQQQQQQQHTASQHQVMMMRKKGHVHGHVDRRSRPIEEERLEIIDLSGMSLETLPTPSLNLGNICKLDLSNNNLQGIPESLIARLLNVVVLDVHSNQLKSIPNSLGCLSKLKVLNISGNFIQSLPKTIENCRSLEELNANFNKLTMLPDTMGFELHSLKKLSVNSNKLACLPFSLSHLTSLRILDARLNCLRSLPQDLENLLNLEVLNVSQNFQYLDAIPYSLGLLISLLELDISYNSITSLPTSLGCLKRLQKLSVEGNPLVSPPMEVVEHGLHAVKEYLSEKMTNGSSPPVKKKSWVKKLVKYKTFNGLTLSNRPGVGHEQEREGFIASDYRAIDSLASPKYLGMFSPRRLFSPRTYFSRSINTE is encoded by the exons ATGTATGAACAGCAGGAGCAGCAGCCGCAGCAGCAGGAGGGGGCGATGAGAACGATGGATCaccctcatcatcatcatcatcatcatcaccaccatcaACAACAATATCAACATCAtaatcatcgtcatcatcatcatcagcaacagcagcagcagcagcatacGGCGTCGCAGCATCAGGTGATGATGATGAGGAAGAAGGGGCATGTGCATGGGCATGTGGACAGGAGATCAAGGCCAATAGAGGAGGAAAGGCTGGAAATCATTGATTTGAGCGGCATGTCCTTGGAGACCCTCCCCACTCCCTCCCTCAACTTGGGCAATATTTGCAAGTTGGACCTTTCCAATAACAATCTCCAG GGAATACCGGAGTCCCTAATAGCGAGGTTGCTGAACGTGGTTGTCCTGGACGTGCATTCCAATCAGCTTAAATCCATTCCCAACTCCCTCGGCTGCTTGTCGAAACTCAAAGTTCTAAACATCTCTGGCAACTTCATCCAGTCCCTCCCTAAAACCATTGAAAATTGCAg GTCTCTTGAAGAACTAAACGCCAACTTTAACAAACTGACGATGTTGCCGGATACCATGGGATTCGAGCTCCACAGCCTCAAGAAACTGTCGGTGAACTCAAATAAGCTAGCTTGTCTCCCATTCTCCCTTAGCCACCTCACTTCCCTGCGCATTTTAGATGCCCGTCTCAACTGCCTCCGTTCCCTTCCCCAAGACCTAGAGAACCTTCTCAACCTCGAGGTCCTCAACGTGAGCCAAAACTTCCAGTACCTCGACGCCATTCCATACTCACTTGGCCTCCTCATCTCGCTTCTCGAGCTGGACATTAGCTACAACAGCATCACCTCCCTCCCTACCTCCCTGGGCTGCCTTAAGAGGCTGCAAAAACTAAGCGTTGAGGGTAACCCCCTGGTGTCACCACCCATGGAGGTGGTGGAGCACGGCCTCCATGCCGTGAAGGAGTACCTTAGTGAGAAGATGACCAATGGCAGCAGCCCACCTGTCAAGAAGAAATCATGGGTGAAGAAACTAGTGAAGTACAAAACATTTAATGGACTGACATTGTCGAACAGGCCAGGGGTGGGTCATGAGCAGGAGAGGGAAGGGTTCATCGCATCCGACTATAGGGCCATTGACAGCCTCGCTTCCCCCAAGTATTTGGGGATGTTCTCGCCGCGCCGCCTCTTCTCGCCAAGGACTTACTTCTCCAGATCTATAAACACTGAATAA